The genomic region TTGGGACGAGTGGCAGTGGTGGGCGGCAGCATCGCGGGGTGCGCGGCCGCACTCGCCGTGGCGCGTGCCGGGGCCGAGCAGGTGGTGGTCTTCGAGCGCGCCCAGCACGAGCTGCAGGGGCGCGGTGTCGGAGTCGCCATGCACGCCGAGCGCTACGCCGAACTGGAGAGCCTCGGCTACCTCGACGCCGACATCCCGTGGGTCCGGGTGGAGCGGCGCGCCTGGGTGGTGCGCGACGGCGAGCGGCGTGCCGGGCGCCGGATCGGCGACCAGCCGTTCGGCTTCCGCACCTACAACTGGGGCAGCCTCTGGCAGGGGCTGCGCAACCGGATCCCCGAGTCGGTCGAGTACCGCGCCGGGGCCGGGGTGGCCGAGGTGCTGGCCGAGCCGGACGGGGCGCTGCTGCGGCTGGCCGACGGAACCGAGGAGCGGTTCGACCTGGTGGTCGGGGCGGACGGCTACCGCTCGCTGGTCCGGGCCGCCATCGAGCCGCAGGACCGGGCGCAGTACGGCGGTTACCTCGCCTGGCGCGGCACCGTCCCCGTCGAGCTGCTGCCCGACGCGGCCGAGGCCTTTCCCGAGCTGGACGCGGCGACGGTCGTCTTCCCCGGCGGCCACATGATCGTGTACCGGATCCCGGGTCCGGGCGGGACCGGCGAGGACATCAACTACGTGCTCTACACGACCCCGGAGCACGACAGCGAGCTGAACTTCGACGACCCCGAGGCGGCCTCGGGCCGTGGCCTCACCGAGAGCCTGCGTCGTCAGGAACTGGCGATCGCCGAGCGCCACTTCCCGCCCTTCTGGCAGGACGTCATCCGGCTCACCCCGCCCGACAAGGGCTTCATCCAGCCGATGTACGAGATGGCCGCCGCGCGGTACGCGTGCGGCCGGCTGGTGCTGCTCGGGGACGCCGCCACGGTGGCCCGCCCGCACACCGGCAGCGGCGCGGTCAAGGCCCTGCAGGACGCCGGCGTGCTGGAGCGCGCGCTGCGTTCGGCCGCGACCGTGGAGGACGGGCTCGCCGACTACGACGCCGAGCGGGCGCCGGTCGGGCAGGCGATGCTCCAGCTCGGCCAGCGGCTCGGGGTCAGCCACGTCCAGCAGACCCCGGACTGGTCGGGCATGGACCAGCAAGGGCTGGACGCCTGGTGGCAGACCGCGGGCGGTCAGGGCTTCGGCGGGCACGCGCTGCGCAAGGCCTGAGCACGCGCCGCACCGGGAGCTGGCGGAGGGTCAGAACTCGAAGGTCTCCGCGAAGACCAGCCGGGGCCCGCCGGGCAGCCAGTTCCGCACGATCGTCGCGGGGTGGTGCGGAGCAGGATGCTCGCCCGGGACCTCACCTGGGAAGGACCCGGGGGCGTCCGGTTCCTGGAGCTTCTTGCTCTCCATCACGTCCGTGGCGAAGTGCTCGGACTCCCGGACGGCGATCCGGAACCGGCCGGGCTGGTGCCCTGCCGGCAGCGTGATCGTCCCGTGCCAGAGCTGCTGCTCCCCGGTGAGGCCGAGCGCCGCCTCCGGACGGTCGCCGACCAGCAGCGCCTGCACGTTCGTCACGGAGGCCGTGACGGACTGCCAACCGAGCGGGTCCGAGGTGCCCGGCAGGCGTTCCTGGACCATGACGTCGACCAGGTCTCGGGACGGGTTGAGGAGCGGTCCGTTGTGGTCGGTGAAGAAGTCGGAGGGCGAGGCGAACCCGGACTCCCAGGAGTTGTTGCGGTAGTGCCGTCCCTCGACCAGCAGGGTGAAGGCGTCCGGCCCGGCCGGATCGGGGGTCAGCGTGACCGTTCGCGGGGTCGGCAGGTTGACGAAGTCCGTCAGCACCGCCTCGGAGAGTTCCAGTCCCGGCAGCGAGTTGGGCTGGTAGCGAGCCAACGCCAGCCGCAGGAACGGCCAGTACGTCTGCTCCGGTGCGCCGGTCAGCTCGATGTCGCAGTACCAGAGCCCGCGCTGCTCATCGAACTGGACCGGGTGCCCGACCACCTCGACCAGGGTGCCGTTGGTCAGCGGGACGTCGTTGCGGGTGTCGACCGCGTTCGGGAAGTCGGACTCGGCCGGCCCGTGGGTCAGCGCCTCGGAGTTGAAGACCGGGTCGGCGCCCCAGTGGGTGACGAACGGGGCCAGCGGGGCCGGCTGCGGATAGTCCTGGCCGTCCGGGTCGCCGAGCAGGACGCCGAGCAACTCCCCGTCGCCGGAGGAGTACCACGGGCGAGCCAGGTAGACCCGGACACCGCCGGTGCGCCGGCTGGTCCGGGTGCCGTCCGGCGCGGTGCTGCGGGTCCAGCGGAAGGTCGGCAGCACCGAGACCACCACCGGCGCGGCCGGGCGTGCCGAACTCGGGACGTCCACCTCGACGGTGTCGCCGCTGACGCCCACCCGGTTCGGGTCCGTCGCCACCTGCTCCGGCAGGTACTCGCAGAACCGGCTGACGCCCCGGGCCTGGTAGGCGATCCGGCGGTGCCGGGTGTCGCCGAACTCCTGGTTAGACAGGAAGGTGCGGCCCGACTCGTCGCCCGGTTCGGGGCCCTGGAGGGTGAGCAGGTCCACCGGGAACGGCTGGTAGCTCGCGATCGGCACCACCTCCGGGTCCTCGGTCGCGGGGACGATGGTGTCCTCGCCCTCGCCCGGCAGTGCCACCGGCAGGTCGAAGACCTGTGCGAAGCGCTGGACCGTCTGCGGACCGGTCGGGGTGTCCAACTGCTCGGTCCAGGAGGCGTGCAGCTCCACCTTGGCCGTGGTGGCGCCGTGCAGCCGGATCGTCCCGCTCAGGTAGGTGTTGGTCGCGCCGGCCCGGCGAAGGGTTCGCAGGTCCGCCTGGTTCAGCGCCGGCGCGCGCAGTGGGGCCTCGACCGCGTGCACCAGCCGCACGGTACGGAGCGGTGTGATCATCCGGTGGCCGCCGAGCAGCGCGGTCTCGATCTGGTCGGCGCTGACCTGCTGCTGCCCGGGCTCGGTGACCCACCGCCACAGGCCCAGCTGGTCCAGGTCGGTGCTGTCGCTGGTCAGCGAGAGGTAGCAGCTCAGGCGCAGCGCGGCCTGCTGGCCGGGCCGCAGGAAGACGGTCAGCACCCGCGCCTGCGGATCCCAGCTGGGCGCAGGCGGCGCCGCCTCCAGGGTGTCCCCGGGCCCCGGGTCGGCCAGTTGGAGGCGCAGCGGCCGCCGGTCCGGCCAGCTGCCGGCGAAGTCCAGGTGCACCGAGGAGCCGCCGAGCGCCGCGAGGGTGGCGGGCAGCAACGGGCTGCGGCCGAAGCCCAGTTGGCCCGCCTGGTTGAGCAGGCCCGCCGGGTCGGCGCTGCCGGCCAGGCCGGGCACCCCGAACAGCGCGACGCCGTGCGCCAGCGGATCGGGCAGGTAGGGGAGGGCCAACTGGTCCTCGTGGTGCAGCGCGTAGCCGTCCGGCACGACCTCCACGCCGGGCCCCGGGTCCAGCAGACTGCCGTTCTCCCGGCGGGCGATCGCATAGGTCTGGTCGCAGCCGCCGCCGGTCCCGAAGGAGGCGTCGAACATCCCGTGGGCCTCGGCCATCAGCTGGGAGGTCTTGGGCGGCACCAGGTGGCGGTCGCAGCCGGCCCGGTAGAGCCGCCCGCCGGTCTGTGCGGTGAGCAGGCTCGCGTAGTCCGTGGCGCTGCTCCCGGCCCGACTGCGGATCACCAGGTGCTCCAGCGACTCGCCCTCGGTGTATTGCTCGCGCGGGACCAGCACCGGGGCCGGCACCGGTTCGAACCGCCCGTAGCGCAACTCCGTGTCGCCGCTGGGCAGTACCGGCAGGGCCTGGAGGTCCTGCGCGACGGCGTGCAGCCGGTCGGTGGCCTCGTCCGGTGTCAGGCAGTTGCCCGCCACGTCGACCACCCGGGCGCGGAACCGGTAGCCGCGGCCGAACCGCAGCCGGGGCAGGCTCCCCGGCTTGGCCAGGAAGGAGGTCCGCAGCGGGGTGC from Kitasatospora azatica KCTC 9699 harbors:
- a CDS encoding FAD-dependent monooxygenase produces the protein MRLGRVAVVGGSIAGCAAALAVARAGAEQVVVFERAQHELQGRGVGVAMHAERYAELESLGYLDADIPWVRVERRAWVVRDGERRAGRRIGDQPFGFRTYNWGSLWQGLRNRIPESVEYRAGAGVAEVLAEPDGALLRLADGTEERFDLVVGADGYRSLVRAAIEPQDRAQYGGYLAWRGTVPVELLPDAAEAFPELDAATVVFPGGHMIVYRIPGPGGTGEDINYVLYTTPEHDSELNFDDPEAASGRGLTESLRRQELAIAERHFPPFWQDVIRLTPPDKGFIQPMYEMAAARYACGRLVLLGDAATVARPHTGSGAVKALQDAGVLERALRSAATVEDGLADYDAERAPVGQAMLQLGQRLGVSHVQQTPDWSGMDQQGLDAWWQTAGGQGFGGHALRKA